The Carassius carassius chromosome 16, fCarCar2.1, whole genome shotgun sequence genome window below encodes:
- the LOC132160090 gene encoding telomeric repeat-binding factor 2-interacting protein 1-like isoform X2: MSKKGKEEVSDISPVLFLDTSGQSMRFYVRPGPTKTQLYPLVTNGGGTLCRNQEPGAILLIDSVDATTVRANPGQKYISTKYIRDCVEQNLQLNLDDYVISVGPSVQTRMAARHQSNGRLGYSPEDDAAILKFVEKRQHEAKGNRVWKEMEKRRVTEHSWQSMRDRFLKHLQNRLMKKSPTKRKPLCFTQSPLRKKKVTENSEPETDTLQNSLQKSVIVSDSSETQMASENSVCPAVRTDPQTSPERASSPPDVTDAPGEPPQASNHDSEDESPVPVQEQETPEPEMSKRLGLDEGSKEHSSPNKTRQSTGKTATPDSSKLGILAKAAREFEDSDVMDESEEGEDPFEAPIAKPSDAQESSASSATLNREPETQAELNQNGLQEAVCPSPSPEEERPGPSSRAVPVSSSHAFILNSESQDKHESQTREPPEGAPSKDLVEQVENLMTKTKKDLVEVTKALWKASGDLARAQVYLQDGYDHQVHGPVWTHLDDQILLVADPYELQQLQSKYGAEEVTRRRDFLTAGTN, translated from the exons ATGTCAAAGAAGGGAAAGGAGGAGGTCTCTGACATTTCTCCGGTCTTATTCCTGGACACAAGTGGACAATCAATGCGCTTCTATGTGAGACCCGGCCCAACTAAAACACAACTTTACCCTCTGGTGACTAACGGAGGAGGCACTTTGTGTCGCAATCAAGAGCCCGGAGCCATTTTGCTGATCGATTCCGTCGATGCGACTACTGTGAGGGCGAACCCTGGACAAAAGTACATCTCTACAAAATACATCAGAGATTGTGTAGAGCAAAACCTGCAGCTGAATCTGGACGACTACGTGATTAGCGTGGGACCGTCTGTCCAGACGAGGATGGCGGCCCGTCATCAGAGCAATGGGCGTTTGGGTTACTCGCCTGAAGACGACGCAGCCATCTTGAAGTTCGTGGAAAAACGACAACATGAAGCCAAGGGCAACCGTGTTTGGAAAGAAATGGAGAAAAGGCGTGTGACTGAGCACAGCTGGCAGTCCATGAGGGATCGGTTTCTAAAACACCTTCAGAACAGACTCATGAAGAAGAGTCCCACGAAAAGAAAACCGCTTTGTTTTACGCAAAGCCCCTTGCGTAAGAAGAAAGTCACAGAGAACTCAGAACCGGAGACTGATACCTTACAAAACTCTCTTCAGAAGTCTGTCATTGTGTCGGATTCATCAGAAACCCAGATGGCCTCGGAGAACAGCGTGTGTCCAGCTGTGAGGACCGACCCTCAGACTTCTCCAGAGAGGGCCAGTTCTCCTCCCGATGTGACAGATGCTCCAGGAGAGCCGCCGCAGGCCTCAAATCACGACAGTGAGGACGAGTCTCCTGTCCCGGTCCAAGAACAAGAAACACCAGAGCCTGAAATGTCTAAAAGACTTGGATTAGATGAAG GATCAAAGGAACATTCATCTCCCAATAAAACAAGACAAAGTACCGGCAAAACCGCTACGCCGGACTCTAGTAAACTTGGGATTCTTGCAAAAGCTGCAAGAGAATTTGAGGACTCAGATGTG ATGGATGAAAGTGAAGAAGGCGAAGATCCATTTGAAGCACCAATCGCCAAGCCATCAGATGCACAAGAGAGTTCAGCATCGTCTGCAACACTCAATAGAGAACCAGAAACTCAAGCTGAGCTTAACCAAAATGGCCTACAGGAAGCTGTTTGTCCCTCTCCGTCACCCGAGGAAGAGCGTCCTGGTCCTAGTTCCAGAGCCGTCCCTGTGTCTTCATCCCACGCCTTCATCCTTAACTCAGAGTCACAGGACAAACACGAGAGCCAAACGAGAGAACCTCCAGAGGGTGCTCCCTCCAAAGACTTGGTAGAACAAGTCGAGAACTTGATGACTAAGACCAAGAAAGATCTGGTCGAGGTGACTAAGGCACTGTGGAAAGCCAGTGGTGACTTGGCAAGAGCTCAGGTGTATCTGCAAGACGGCTATGACCATCAGGTTCACGGGCCTGTCTGGACACATCTGGACGATCAGATCCTCCTAGTGGCTGATCCGTATGAACTCCAGCAGCTTCAATCCAAATACGGAGCGGAGGAAGTGACCAGGAGAAGAGATTTCCTCACGGCTGGCACTAACTGA
- the LOC132160090 gene encoding telomeric repeat-binding factor 2-interacting protein 1-like isoform X1 — MSKKGKEEVSDISPVLFLDTSGQSMRFYVRPGPTKTQLYPLVTNGGGTLCRNQEPGAILLIDSVDATTVRANPGQKYISTKYIRDCVEQNLQLNLDDYVISVGPSVQTRMAARHQSNGRLGYSPEDDAAILKFVEKRQHEAKGNRVWKEMEKRRVTEHSWQSMRDRFLKHLQNRLMKKSPTKRKPLCFTQSPLRKKKVTENSEPETDTLQNSLQKSVIVSDSSETQMASENSVCPAVRTDPQTSPERASSPPDVTDAPGEPPQASNHDSEDESPVPVQEQETPEPEMSKRLGLDEGCDGQEVPDGSKEHSSPNKTRQSTGKTATPDSSKLGILAKAAREFEDSDVMDESEEGEDPFEAPIAKPSDAQESSASSATLNREPETQAELNQNGLQEAVCPSPSPEEERPGPSSRAVPVSSSHAFILNSESQDKHESQTREPPEGAPSKDLVEQVENLMTKTKKDLVEVTKALWKASGDLARAQVYLQDGYDHQVHGPVWTHLDDQILLVADPYELQQLQSKYGAEEVTRRRDFLTAGTN, encoded by the exons ATGTCAAAGAAGGGAAAGGAGGAGGTCTCTGACATTTCTCCGGTCTTATTCCTGGACACAAGTGGACAATCAATGCGCTTCTATGTGAGACCCGGCCCAACTAAAACACAACTTTACCCTCTGGTGACTAACGGAGGAGGCACTTTGTGTCGCAATCAAGAGCCCGGAGCCATTTTGCTGATCGATTCCGTCGATGCGACTACTGTGAGGGCGAACCCTGGACAAAAGTACATCTCTACAAAATACATCAGAGATTGTGTAGAGCAAAACCTGCAGCTGAATCTGGACGACTACGTGATTAGCGTGGGACCGTCTGTCCAGACGAGGATGGCGGCCCGTCATCAGAGCAATGGGCGTTTGGGTTACTCGCCTGAAGACGACGCAGCCATCTTGAAGTTCGTGGAAAAACGACAACATGAAGCCAAGGGCAACCGTGTTTGGAAAGAAATGGAGAAAAGGCGTGTGACTGAGCACAGCTGGCAGTCCATGAGGGATCGGTTTCTAAAACACCTTCAGAACAGACTCATGAAGAAGAGTCCCACGAAAAGAAAACCGCTTTGTTTTACGCAAAGCCCCTTGCGTAAGAAGAAAGTCACAGAGAACTCAGAACCGGAGACTGATACCTTACAAAACTCTCTTCAGAAGTCTGTCATTGTGTCGGATTCATCAGAAACCCAGATGGCCTCGGAGAACAGCGTGTGTCCAGCTGTGAGGACCGACCCTCAGACTTCTCCAGAGAGGGCCAGTTCTCCTCCCGATGTGACAGATGCTCCAGGAGAGCCGCCGCAGGCCTCAAATCACGACAGTGAGGACGAGTCTCCTGTCCCGGTCCAAGAACAAGAAACACCAGAGCCTGAAATGTCTAAAAGACTTGGATTAGATGAAGGTTGTGATGGACAAGAAGTTCCAGATG GATCAAAGGAACATTCATCTCCCAATAAAACAAGACAAAGTACCGGCAAAACCGCTACGCCGGACTCTAGTAAACTTGGGATTCTTGCAAAAGCTGCAAGAGAATTTGAGGACTCAGATGTG ATGGATGAAAGTGAAGAAGGCGAAGATCCATTTGAAGCACCAATCGCCAAGCCATCAGATGCACAAGAGAGTTCAGCATCGTCTGCAACACTCAATAGAGAACCAGAAACTCAAGCTGAGCTTAACCAAAATGGCCTACAGGAAGCTGTTTGTCCCTCTCCGTCACCCGAGGAAGAGCGTCCTGGTCCTAGTTCCAGAGCCGTCCCTGTGTCTTCATCCCACGCCTTCATCCTTAACTCAGAGTCACAGGACAAACACGAGAGCCAAACGAGAGAACCTCCAGAGGGTGCTCCCTCCAAAGACTTGGTAGAACAAGTCGAGAACTTGATGACTAAGACCAAGAAAGATCTGGTCGAGGTGACTAAGGCACTGTGGAAAGCCAGTGGTGACTTGGCAAGAGCTCAGGTGTATCTGCAAGACGGCTATGACCATCAGGTTCACGGGCCTGTCTGGACACATCTGGACGATCAGATCCTCCTAGTGGCTGATCCGTATGAACTCCAGCAGCTTCAATCCAAATACGGAGCGGAGGAAGTGACCAGGAGAAGAGATTTCCTCACGGCTGGCACTAACTGA